A region of Alteromonadaceae bacterium 2753L.S.0a.02 DNA encodes the following proteins:
- a CDS encoding endonuclease/exonuclease/phosphatase family protein, translated as MKAITIKVALLASVLALVSCGGDDDKGKSDNNSSSSSSSSSASSSSSSNSSSSSSSSSTSSGGEQPRYIKLFEDNFESGTVSKWSAISLSGSNDWVVESYAGDKFAVGNCYQSDGDCDDWLISPALDLSQFESAKITFNTAWNYGVDALSQLTLKVSSDFTGDPAVASWTDISDRVTWSAGNFVFTDSGEVSLSDFVGQPIVVAFHYAHPAADSTKWEVDDILIDGMGTGDFPLDAEVVLPDETFYVGRTINMSASAFNGAGEPYSFAWDFGDGDTASGSDVAHSFATPGEFTVSLTVTDSASESFSTTKYISVQNQTTYSVPAEQGDFRVATYNAGFDPFSTAGELKTAFDTGVYVKAKKVAEVIQRANPDVLLLNEIDGNDTEATINAFNAHYLQVSQNGAQPVVYDYIYTNNCNTGVPSGFDFNNDGVSDGPDDAYGFGDYPGKYCLAIFSKYPLDSNNARSFQNFLWKDMPGALKPQLDGSDYYSSDEWDVFRLSSKTHIDVPVIIGGKTIHLLGSHPTPPVFDGAEDRNGKRNSDEIRLWADYIDPTAGTYLYDDNGNTAVTLNEGDMFIILGDENASSVEGDAYIFDDDSTAIDQLLQHPLVNPNLRENSVNFQVPTSVAGAENDPDNVYASTHTAGWMMRADYVLPSASGMRIKQAGVFWPRHSDNLHYLVESLNAEDVESSDHRLVWMDLEFFDGTVDEPQEPSNKKIITEDDFTSETLEGWTLVDTGASSQNWQHSSFGEDHFARISCYSAAESCDDWLVRSVDLSNADNPVLSFRSAYNYGTDPESQISLLITTAYTGDVTTTTWTDLSSQINWSTGSWAFIESGEIDLSAYSGGDVTIAFRYQSSNGGDAATWEIASFLVEGDLAPYASDDFTAGLGDWSLVDAGEPDNGWEGSDFSGTYFARISCYSGDENCDDWLVRSVDLSYATQPILSFDSAYNYGTDPLNQISLLVSSDFSGDVNTATWTDLSSSVVWSTGSWAFVSSGAIDLSSYVGDNITIAFRYNAPSGGDAATWEIANFLIEEYSEPEEDPKGGTIVGNIAPGDDLNTINQRGTGVLVFSGINAPANAEEETSILASSAATLDGVAIPGFGYKTLAKSGQLVDGNIYAQVKDKFGTPLFISNYNEFTSILTRGERIFAISQFENIPGGMALSELAQDDTTGELSMIATRGIDFSDVNGGYNHCAAMVTPWDTHLGSEEYEPDYGARSEATGQIDVYYDQIEDYHAGLSLLDINPYWYGFAVEVDVNVSESDYVSDTVTKHYAMGRLAIELAYVMPDMKTVYLTDDGTNGGLFMFIADVPADLSTGTLYAMKWTQTASASAENAGMAAADISWIEMGHATNEQIGELINGANPLSFEDIFERTAPAGSQCMLGYHSINFKGNQECLILQPGMELAASRLETRRYAAYLGATVEMRKEEGITYNPHNHKMYLAISDIDNGMLTANSADTGGPDHLQISTRNDCGGLYEMSLGSNSMIGSEYVIGEMVGLISGEVVDGSCALDNIAGPDNVAYIGFDTLIITEDTDDHDNNFVWAYDLNAETLTRIFSAPSGAENTGPYMFNNINGFSYISNVVQHPAGESVDPSPGNEAEVGYFGPIPVE; from the coding sequence GTGAAAGCGATAACAATTAAAGTCGCTCTGCTCGCTTCGGTGCTGGCACTTGTCAGTTGCGGTGGTGATGACGACAAAGGTAAATCCGATAACAATTCCAGTTCCAGTTCCAGTTCGAGCTCAGCTTCTTCCAGCTCGTCCAGCAATTCGAGTAGTAGCTCCAGTTCCAGCAGCACGTCCAGCGGCGGTGAACAGCCGCGTTATATCAAATTATTTGAAGATAATTTTGAATCGGGCACCGTGAGTAAGTGGAGCGCAATAAGCCTCAGCGGCAGTAACGACTGGGTGGTGGAAAGCTACGCGGGTGATAAATTCGCAGTCGGCAATTGCTATCAATCCGACGGGGATTGCGATGATTGGTTGATTAGCCCGGCGTTAGATCTTAGTCAATTTGAGTCTGCCAAAATCACTTTTAACACCGCGTGGAATTACGGTGTCGACGCGCTCAGTCAATTAACATTAAAAGTGAGCAGCGATTTTACTGGCGATCCCGCTGTGGCAAGCTGGACAGATATTTCCGATCGGGTTACCTGGTCGGCAGGTAATTTTGTATTTACCGATTCGGGCGAAGTATCGTTGAGCGATTTCGTTGGCCAGCCAATTGTTGTAGCTTTCCACTACGCACACCCTGCTGCTGATTCAACGAAATGGGAAGTGGACGACATTCTTATCGATGGCATGGGCACAGGTGATTTCCCCCTTGATGCGGAAGTTGTATTGCCTGACGAAACTTTCTACGTTGGCCGCACGATAAACATGAGTGCTTCCGCCTTTAACGGTGCTGGTGAACCTTATAGCTTCGCCTGGGATTTTGGTGACGGCGATACCGCGAGCGGTAGTGACGTTGCACACAGCTTTGCCACCCCCGGCGAATTTACGGTGTCTTTAACTGTTACCGATAGCGCCTCGGAAAGCTTCAGCACCACGAAGTATATTTCAGTGCAAAACCAAACTACTTATTCGGTGCCTGCGGAACAAGGTGATTTCCGCGTGGCAACCTACAACGCTGGTTTTGATCCATTTAGTACAGCTGGTGAATTAAAAACCGCATTCGATACCGGTGTTTACGTTAAAGCGAAGAAAGTTGCGGAAGTTATTCAGCGAGCGAATCCGGATGTGTTGCTTCTCAATGAAATTGATGGCAATGATACAGAGGCGACCATCAACGCCTTTAATGCCCATTACCTTCAAGTTTCGCAAAACGGCGCGCAACCGGTTGTATACGACTACATTTACACCAATAACTGCAATACTGGCGTACCTTCCGGGTTCGATTTTAACAATGACGGTGTGAGTGATGGTCCAGATGACGCCTATGGTTTTGGCGACTACCCCGGCAAATATTGTTTGGCGATATTTTCGAAGTACCCGCTGGATAGCAATAATGCGCGCAGCTTCCAGAATTTCCTGTGGAAAGATATGCCTGGCGCATTAAAACCGCAGCTAGATGGGAGTGATTATTACAGCAGTGATGAGTGGGATGTGTTCCGTTTATCCTCAAAAACGCATATTGATGTCCCGGTGATTATTGGCGGTAAAACCATTCATTTGCTGGGTTCGCATCCCACACCACCGGTGTTTGACGGAGCAGAAGATCGCAATGGCAAACGCAACAGCGATGAAATTCGCTTGTGGGCCGATTATATCGACCCCACAGCTGGTACTTATCTTTACGATGACAATGGCAATACGGCGGTCACTCTCAACGAAGGCGATATGTTTATTATTCTGGGTGATGAAAATGCATCCAGCGTTGAAGGCGATGCCTACATTTTTGACGATGATTCCACAGCAATTGATCAGCTTCTGCAGCACCCACTGGTGAATCCTAACCTGCGCGAAAACAGCGTGAATTTCCAGGTGCCTACCAGTGTGGCTGGAGCCGAGAACGATCCCGATAATGTTTATGCCAGTACCCACACCGCCGGTTGGATGATGCGTGCAGATTACGTTTTGCCATCAGCTAGTGGTATGCGTATTAAGCAAGCGGGAGTTTTCTGGCCGCGTCATTCCGACAACCTGCATTACTTGGTGGAATCCTTGAACGCCGAAGACGTAGAAAGCTCAGATCACCGTTTGGTATGGATGGATCTGGAGTTTTTTGACGGCACCGTTGATGAGCCGCAAGAACCTTCCAACAAAAAAATTATCACTGAAGATGATTTTACTTCTGAAACACTGGAGGGGTGGACCTTGGTCGATACGGGGGCGAGTTCGCAAAACTGGCAACACAGTTCATTCGGCGAAGATCATTTCGCGCGTATTTCCTGTTACAGCGCAGCGGAAAGCTGCGACGACTGGTTGGTACGTAGCGTGGACCTGAGTAATGCCGATAATCCCGTGTTGAGCTTCCGCTCGGCATACAATTACGGTACCGATCCCGAAAGCCAGATCTCCCTATTAATAACTACCGCCTACACCGGCGATGTGACCACCACCACGTGGACAGATTTAAGTTCACAGATTAATTGGTCGACCGGTTCTTGGGCTTTCATAGAATCGGGTGAAATTGATTTGTCGGCTTATTCAGGTGGCGACGTTACCATTGCATTCAGATATCAATCCAGCAATGGCGGTGATGCTGCAACTTGGGAAATAGCCAGCTTTCTGGTTGAGGGGGATCTGGCGCCTTACGCAAGTGACGACTTTACCGCTGGCCTGGGCGACTGGAGCTTGGTGGACGCTGGCGAGCCCGATAACGGCTGGGAAGGCAGTGATTTTAGCGGTACTTATTTCGCGCGAATTTCCTGCTACAGCGGTGACGAAAACTGTGATGATTGGTTAGTACGTTCTGTGGATTTAAGCTACGCGACACAACCCATCCTGTCCTTCGATTCTGCCTACAATTACGGTACAGATCCGCTGAACCAAATCTCGCTGCTGGTCTCGAGTGATTTTAGCGGTGACGTGAACACTGCCACTTGGACTGATTTAAGCAGTTCTGTCGTTTGGTCAACGGGTAGCTGGGCATTTGTTTCCTCTGGTGCGATCGATTTAAGTAGCTACGTTGGCGATAACATCACAATTGCGTTCCGGTACAACGCACCGAGCGGCGGCGATGCAGCAACTTGGGAAATCGCGAACTTCCTTATCGAGGAATATTCCGAGCCGGAAGAAGACCCGAAAGGTGGAACCATTGTTGGCAACATTGCCCCCGGCGATGATTTAAATACCATTAACCAGCGCGGCACGGGTGTCTTGGTATTTAGTGGAATCAACGCACCGGCAAATGCTGAAGAAGAAACCAGTATTCTCGCCAGTAGTGCTGCGACACTCGACGGCGTTGCCATTCCCGGCTTTGGTTATAAAACTTTGGCGAAATCCGGTCAGTTGGTTGACGGCAATATCTATGCACAGGTTAAGGATAAGTTCGGCACCCCGTTGTTTATTTCCAACTACAACGAATTTACCTCGATACTTACGCGTGGCGAGCGCATTTTCGCGATTTCTCAGTTCGAAAATATTCCCGGCGGCATGGCACTTTCTGAACTGGCTCAGGACGACACCACCGGTGAATTGTCGATGATAGCGACGCGCGGTATTGATTTCTCCGATGTGAACGGTGGTTACAATCACTGTGCTGCGATGGTAACCCCTTGGGATACTCACCTGGGTTCGGAAGAATATGAACCCGATTACGGCGCCCGTTCCGAAGCTACCGGTCAAATCGATGTTTACTACGATCAAATCGAAGATTATCACGCTGGCTTATCGCTTTTGGACATCAATCCCTATTGGTATGGTTTCGCTGTCGAGGTGGATGTGAATGTGTCTGAATCGGATTACGTGTCTGATACTGTGACCAAGCACTATGCCATGGGTCGTTTGGCCATTGAGTTGGCCTATGTGATGCCCGACATGAAAACCGTTTATCTTACCGACGACGGTACCAACGGCGGCTTGTTTATGTTTATTGCCGACGTGCCGGCGGATCTTTCGACCGGTACCCTATACGCTATGAAATGGACGCAAACTGCCAGCGCCAGTGCAGAAAATGCCGGTATGGCAGCGGCAGATATTTCCTGGATAGAAATGGGACACGCCACGAATGAACAAATCGGCGAACTGATTAACGGTGCGAACCCGCTAAGCTTTGAAGACATTTTCGAGCGCACCGCACCAGCGGGTAGTCAGTGTATGCTGGGTTACCACTCGATAAATTTCAAAGGTAATCAGGAATGTTTGATTCTACAACCCGGCATGGAGTTGGCCGCTTCTCGTTTAGAAACGCGTCGCTACGCTGCTTATCTGGGTGCAACCGTGGAAATGCGTAAGGAAGAGGGAATCACTTACAACCCGCATAACCACAAAATGTATCTCGCAATTTCCGATATCGACAACGGCATGCTCACCGCAAATAGCGCCGATACCGGCGGCCCCGATCACCTCCAAATTTCCACTCGCAATGATTGCGGTGGATTGTATGAAATGTCTCTGGGCAGCAATAGTATGATCGGTTCGGAATACGTAATCGGTGAAATGGTAGGCCTGATTAGCGGTGAAGTGGTAGACGGCAGCTGTGCGCTGGATAATATCGCAGGCCCTGATAATGTCGCTTATATCGGTTTCGACACCTTAATTATTACCGAAGACACCGACGACCACGATAACAATTTCGTTTGGGCTTACGACTTGAATGCAGAAACCCTAACGCGTATTTTTTCTGCACCTAGTGGTGCGGAAAATACCGGCCCTTACATGTTCAACAATATTAATGGCTTCTCGTATATCTCGAATGTTGTTCAGCACCCGGCAGGTGAATCGGTTGATCCGTCACCGGGCAATGAAGCCGAAGTTGGTTATTTTGGTCCTATTCCAGTGGAATAA
- a CDS encoding 6-phosphofructokinase 1, translated as MTTKKLLVLTGGGDCPGLNAVIRGIAKRASLTNDWEVWGSLEAFNGILNDTVEVVKLTGNPITAGIHAKGGTILGTTTKGGPFAWPVKMPDGSWGSEDRSDFLVSRCKELGFNAVVSIGGDGSQRISKILHDKGMNVIGVPKTIDNDLSATDYTFGFQTAVQEASNAVDKLVTTAESHHRVMILEVMGRSAGWIALHSAIAGGAEICLIPEIPYDINKVLERVNSRYCEGRGFVIIVIAEGAAAIDGQVVAQKSIEVGNENLKLGGVGNLLADQLREHGCTADTRVTVLGHLQRGGSPIAFDRVLATQFGVKAFEMVLNNEFGRMVAFKNNDIISVSLEEATGDYNYVNTDSYLVQAARGVGISFGD; from the coding sequence ATGACTACAAAAAAATTATTAGTACTTACCGGTGGCGGAGATTGCCCAGGATTAAACGCCGTGATTCGCGGCATTGCAAAACGTGCATCCTTGACAAACGACTGGGAGGTATGGGGCAGCCTCGAAGCCTTTAATGGCATTTTAAACGACACTGTTGAGGTGGTTAAATTAACGGGTAACCCTATCACCGCGGGCATTCATGCTAAAGGCGGCACCATTTTAGGCACAACAACCAAGGGCGGCCCTTTTGCCTGGCCCGTGAAAATGCCTGATGGCAGCTGGGGCAGTGAAGACCGTTCCGACTTTTTAGTAAGTCGCTGCAAAGAACTCGGTTTCAACGCAGTAGTCAGTATTGGCGGCGACGGTTCTCAGCGTATTTCCAAGATACTTCACGATAAAGGTATGAATGTTATTGGTGTTCCCAAAACAATTGATAACGATCTTTCCGCAACTGACTACACCTTTGGCTTTCAAACGGCCGTTCAAGAGGCGAGTAATGCTGTTGATAAACTGGTGACTACCGCAGAAAGTCACCATCGCGTGATGATCCTCGAGGTGATGGGGCGCAGCGCAGGTTGGATCGCCTTACATTCAGCAATTGCCGGCGGCGCCGAGATCTGTTTAATTCCAGAAATTCCCTACGATATTAATAAGGTACTAGAACGTGTAAACAGCCGTTACTGCGAGGGTCGGGGCTTTGTGATTATCGTTATCGCCGAAGGTGCAGCCGCCATCGATGGCCAAGTAGTCGCCCAAAAGTCCATTGAGGTGGGTAACGAAAACCTCAAACTGGGTGGCGTTGGTAATTTATTGGCAGACCAACTGAGAGAGCACGGTTGCACTGCGGATACCCGCGTGACGGTACTAGGGCATTTACAACGGGGTGGCTCACCAATCGCATTTGATCGAGTATTGGCAACACAATTCGGAGTGAAAGCGTTCGAAATGGTATTGAACAATGAATTCGGCCGTATGGTCGCTTTTAAAAACAACGATATTATTTCAGTTTCTCTGGAAGAAGCCACCGGCGATTATAACTATGTAAATACCGATTCCTATTTGGTGCAAGCCGCCCGAGGAGTGGGTATTTCTTTCGGCGATTGA